In Liquorilactobacillus hordei DSM 19519, the following proteins share a genomic window:
- the dapB gene encoding 4-hydroxy-tetrahydrodipicolinate reductase, with translation MIKVLVAGFKGRMGNTTTKMVLENTDFELAGVYDPSASESNLSELPDFENEDVPVYTKAVDIDGSTIDVWIDFTSPVSVYENVKFALSHSISPVIGTTGLTNDQVDELKKIAKKNKVGGLIAPNFGISAVLLMQFAQQAAKYLPDVEIIEMHHDKKLDAPSGTALNTAKLISEVRKQKIQGNPEEKESLIGARGADYEGMRIHSVRLPGYVAHEQVLFGGQGEALTIRQDSFDRISFMSGVEVAVKKIRDYDELLIGLENLL, from the coding sequence TTTGGTAGCTGGGTTTAAAGGTCGTATGGGAAATACAACGACAAAGATGGTCTTAGAGAATACGGATTTTGAATTAGCTGGAGTATACGATCCAAGTGCATCTGAAAGTAATCTCAGTGAATTACCTGATTTTGAGAACGAAGATGTACCAGTATATACTAAAGCAGTAGACATTGATGGAAGCACAATTGATGTTTGGATTGATTTCACCTCACCTGTTTCAGTGTATGAAAATGTTAAGTTTGCCCTTTCACATAGTATCTCACCAGTCATTGGAACAACCGGATTAACAAATGATCAGGTTGATGAATTAAAAAAAATTGCGAAGAAAAACAAGGTTGGAGGGTTAATTGCACCTAATTTTGGGATTTCCGCAGTACTCTTGATGCAATTTGCGCAACAAGCTGCTAAATATTTACCAGATGTAGAAATTATTGAGATGCATCATGATAAAAAATTGGATGCACCAAGTGGAACAGCACTAAATACTGCAAAATTAATTTCTGAAGTTCGTAAACAAAAAATTCAAGGAAATCCAGAAGAAAAAGAAAGTTTGATCGGCGCACGAGGTGCCGATTATGAAGGAATGCGGATTCATAGTGTTCGTTTACCAGGTTACGTTGCTCATGAACAAGTTTTATTTGGTGGACAAGGTGAAGCTTTAACAATCAGACAAGATTCATTTGATCGAATTTCATTTATGTCTGGCGTTGAAGTGGCTGTCAAGAAGATTAGAGATTACGATGAGTTATTGATAGGACTTGAGAATCTCCTATGA